GGTCGCTATGGTCCAGCCAGGAGAACTCATTATTGGTATAGGAATAAGGGGGAGTCAGGGCCTCACCTTTTTCAGACATCACAATTCTCTTTGGCCCGATCACCCCCATATGTAACCAGACTGAGGCAGACCCCGGTCCCCCGTTAAAAGTGTAAGTCACCGGTCTTTTGGTCAGGTCTCCCCCATCATCCTTCGTATAAGCTACGTAGAAGATGTTCGCCCTCAACTTTCCTTCCTCAGTTTTAAGGGGCATATATCCGGTGGTCGCGGTATAACTGATCACTTTTCCATTGATCGTTACCGAGCCTTTGGTCCTGACCGTTTCACCTTCCCCGGATTTTGACTTCAATTCCTGAGCTGCAGGACTATCCGCGGCAGACTTTGTTTGGGCAATGGATAACTGAATACCCATTGCCAATATAAATAAACCTATTTTCTTCATTTCGATACGGATTGATAAAACACAATTACGGACGGGTATCCCAGAACACGCGTTGTAACATATCATTTCTGACTGGCGTATTCGGATTGCTGCTTCTTTCAGAAAGCGGGTAAATGAGCACCCTTGGGATCTTATCATATACCGCTACCGAAATTGGTAGTGGAGTAATGGCCGGAAAACCTGTTCTCCTCCAATCGTTCCATGGTTCCATCAATACCCCAAAATTGGCAACATACTTTTCATTGATGATCTGTTCCAGTTTTTTGGCATTTGTTCCGGTTAAAGTTCCGTATGCAGCAATATAGTCGTCTATGGCAGCAGCACTTACACCAGACTCGGCCATAGAAGAACGAATCCCTGCCTCAAAAAAGGTTTGAGCATCACCCGGAGCACTTAAGCTCAAAGCGGCTTCGGCCCGGATGAAATTATACTCGGAGAACGTAAGCAATCTCGTTGGGGAATTACCAGACCAGGTGATCGATCCATCGGTAATCGTTCCGTCAGGGTTAATTACAATGCTGTTCAGACTGGCATCTCCTTTCAGAAAGGTATTTAACCTGGAATAAGCTACGGAGGAATTGTCCAACACACTGGCGCCTTTATAATTTCCACTATTGTAAGGGAAAGAAACAAAGTAAGAAGGCCTGCGCGGGTCAGATTTAACATTCATCATGTCTACAATCGTTCTGTTCGGAAAAAAGGCATTTCTGAACTGTCCGCCTTCTATACTGGTAATCGGGTTCTGACGACCAGACTCGGCCAGAAATTTCATCTGAAAATTATCTGCATTAGAAGTCATGAACTGCGCACCGCTATTGATCAGCGCCGTAATCTGACTGGAAGCAAAAGCGGGGTCCTTCTGACTGTAGTGCAGGTAAATGCGCAGCTTCAGGGTGTTGGCAAATTTAATCCAGTTGGTCTTCACATTCGACCATACTCCCGGATATATGGTCGTATTTTTGTCCGGTTCAAAGACAGAAGCAGGGGCATTGACATCAGCAATTCCTGCATCAAGAGTAGCAATCAGGTCTTTATAAATCGCCTCATCATCATCATATTTCGGATATAGGTTTTCTGCGAACTTTGAAGCTTCGCTATAAGGTACATCGCCCCACCCGTCAACGGTGACCTGATATACATAGGCTTTTAATATTTTCGCCACACCTGCATAGTGCGGACTGCCATCTTTTTCTGCTTTAGGGATAATTTTTGCAATGTCTGCAAGCAAAGTGGCAAATATAGAACTCCACTGGTTGTTCACATCCGAGTTATTGATGTTGTATCGTTCGTACTCTTTAAAAGTCTGGGAAGTATTGGTGGTCTGTCCGGAAAACTGCTGCATCATCAGACCGCTGTAACGGAACAGATCACTGGCCCCTAAATACCCGACATTTACTGTAATAGAAGGCAATAACTGGGCAACCGGAACATCGATCACGTTATTGGGATCCGTATTGACATCATAGAATTTTTTACAGGAATGGAACAAGCTTCCAAAAAGTAACAGGCTTGTGCATATGATGGTTTTATTCGGTTTCATAGCTTTTATCTAAAATTTCTTTAAATCAGTTAATTAAAATGTGGCCCTTAAGGTCGCTCCGAAAGTTCTGGCTACCGGCTGTATACCGAATTCCAGACCTCTGGCATTGCCTACTCCCAATACGTTTTGCTCGGGATCAAGGTGTGGGAAATTAGGCGCATAAGTCAAC
This region of Pedobacter steynii genomic DNA includes:
- a CDS encoding SusD/RagB family nutrient-binding outer membrane lipoprotein; this translates as MKPNKTIICTSLLLFGSLFHSCKKFYDVNTDPNNVIDVPVAQLLPSITVNVGYLGASDLFRYSGLMMQQFSGQTTNTSQTFKEYERYNINNSDVNNQWSSIFATLLADIAKIIPKAEKDGSPHYAGVAKILKAYVYQVTVDGWGDVPYSEASKFAENLYPKYDDDEAIYKDLIATLDAGIADVNAPASVFEPDKNTTIYPGVWSNVKTNWIKFANTLKLRIYLHYSQKDPAFASSQITALINSGAQFMTSNADNFQMKFLAESGRQNPITSIEGGQFRNAFFPNRTIVDMMNVKSDPRRPSYFVSFPYNSGNYKGASVLDNSSVAYSRLNTFLKGDASLNSIVINPDGTITDGSITWSGNSPTRLLTFSEYNFIRAEAALSLSAPGDAQTFFEAGIRSSMAESGVSAAAIDDYIAAYGTLTGTNAKKLEQIINEKYVANFGVLMEPWNDWRRTGFPAITPLPISVAVYDKIPRVLIYPLSERSSNPNTPVRNDMLQRVFWDTRP